One window from the genome of Cottoperca gobio chromosome 15, fCotGob3.1, whole genome shotgun sequence encodes:
- the washc2c gene encoding WASH complex subunit 2 isoform X3, protein MSGLPGGIANGPNRSEHLKKDVQIWERPWTLEEMRQNSANWSLAADSGLFLFLQDFSQRMLSKTHDIEKQLDSLIRDTKNTDSCLHSVFNDFLMLSNTQFIENRVYDEEVEETIPKAEALEKQPEQEKTREQKEAELIPKMQEAVNHGLRVLESAFEHLDIKAGNSDSEDEEVPDRLEAILEPKDLYVDRPLPYLIGSQAFMEQEDVGLGDLSSDEMSVDSDRDSVVESEDGKDAHSDEDFNQEENEGHNNIRKKSSMLSYDDDEEEEDEDSDIFGESDRDEDDDDTKNTGQSSFADELAARIKGEPVNKPEGDRASLTSKKKSKSRKETKPAKPEAAEDDSDDMFKPPKMDDDDFSPFGGKSGLFSGGKGLFDDEDEGDLFSDAPNPPVSQEKRVLNESMKSPAQTAESNKPAKKIPVGGVSIFPDNTLFSSGNKSDSVESKENGTPAPKINAASKHVPTAAGVGGGGGGGLFDEEEDEDEDDDFFSGKSLNKSDSAGQMKPKKAIDLFDEDDEGGDIFSEKYSAPTPSQSKKKIVEEQVKPPEKKLPAGAISMFGPETQSLLSEGLKKRQPSTSEESEKSEESGPPPDAAKAAVKQTRKPLTRGLFSDDEDTQGSPTIPRSQSKPEPTSLGKTSGLSLLFDDEEEEDLFASAAKSKAKPNQTKASTPQPSKAVSSSLFSDDEDQWMSSESSAGKPEVKTGGMKPSASAPSSLPSATMSHKSSLFDNDDDDLFTPTTESSQKFQRVALLFEDEGNDDDDEDKGSLFGIKPAVDTNAAAPTPAVASQSSSPLEKSEEVLVSGLAEEDKPSEQQKPATKTREPLPSAPSPEIGRSKKKPVGGVSLFGGINILANKQTKSPLDDVDNDDSFLSDDSTLPNDKEEEKKEEKVKINTVSLFDDEEEDESEWNEPIVTPSKPTASDTLKPTEERPQAKSTGVFQDEELLFSQTQQKDNDPDVDLFATSGKAASSKLSSVKPAAQSLFADEDEDDLFSSIKQKAPSPAVAEKPSKPNDRAPLASPESVSEIQANLMINPAALLPGAVPSMPGAISSSSGVSSLSPSPATTPVGAQTDRDGGVSFDTPVQVATLQSAHKNRAKGSLQRRPQSRVGRQLAAQRSSTDKEEEAVGGDVPRLNPILSGLALPPPDKSSQTRASPTLPNSAASAALPAPSPALSSVSEISRPSVLTLPVSANAAQKDSSKDSSSSKVLPFSDEEDLFGSDNLFGATSVTNTPSTRQTTKTTQPQATSSSSSSSSSSSSSSSSSSGVKTDTTTPPSIFDANTDDLFQKMKPRSTTKKAKALSYLEEDDDDEDIFGVSNRSTPTSTSSKEIKNGSSFSKQDIFQDEVATVHEVHKKHKEKTLDARLFDDNIDIFADLTDTFKPKQKSKTKGETKSIFDDDMDDIFSPSPAKPVTKAPHKSKKTPPSQETSTAADSSNIFDDPLNALGGN, encoded by the exons ATGAGCGGGTTGCCGGGGGGAATAGCAAATGGCCCAAACCGGAGTGAACACTTAAAGAAAGATGTTCAGATTTGGGAGAGACCCTGGACTCTTGAAGAGATGCGGCAGAACAGTGCCAACTGGTCCTTGGCAGCCGACTCGGGG CTCTTCCTGTTCCTCCAAGACTTCTCCCAGAGAATGCTGTCAAAGACGCATGATATTGAAAAGCAGTTGGACAGTCTGATCCGTGACACCAAGAACACAGATAGCTGCTTGCACTCTGTCTTTAACGACTTTCTCATGCTTTCCAATACACAgtttatagaaaat AGAGTGTATGATGAAGAGGTAGAAGAGACTATTCCCAAAGCTGAGGCTTTGGAGAAGCAGCCTGAGCAG GAGAAGACTCGAGAGCAGAAAGAGGCAGAGTTGATCCCAAAGATGCAGGAAGCTGTAAACCATGGTCTGAGAGTGCTTGAGTCAGCCTTTGAGCATCTGGACATCAAAGCAGGAAACTCTGATTCAGAGGACGAGGAGGTCCCCGACAGACTGGAGGCCATCCTGGAACCGAAG GATCTTTATGTGGATAGGCCACTTCCATATCTGATTGGTTCCCAGGCCTTCATGGAACAGGAGGACGTTGGACTTGGTGACCTCTCAAGTGATG AAATGTCAGttgacagtgacagagacagtGTTGTTGAGAGCGAAGACGGCAAAGATGCA CATTCAGATGAGGACTTTAATCAGGAGGAGAATGAAGGTCACAATAATATTAGGAAG AAGTCATCCATGTTGAGTTATGacgatgatgaagaggaggaggatgaggattcAGACATATTCGGAGAATCGGACAGGGACGAGGATGACGACGACACAAAG AACACAGGACAATCGTCTTTTGCTGATGAGCTGGCAGCCCGAATCAAAGGTGAACCAGTTAACAAGCCAGAAGGAGATCGCGCAT CATTGACATCtaagaagaaaagtaaaagcagGAAAGAAACAAAGCCTGCAAAGCCAGAGG CAGCCGAAGACGACAGCGATGACATGTTTAAGCCACCGAAGATGGATGATGATGACTTCTCCCCATTTGGAGGGAAAAGTGGCCTCTTCAGTGGAGGGAAAGGCCTGTTTGACGATGAAGACGAG GGTGATCTGTTCTCTGATGCACCGAACCCTCCTGTGTCCCAAGAGAAAAGGGTGTTGAATGAAAGCATGAAAAGCCCAGCTCAAACTGCAG aaTCTAACAAACCTGCAAAGAAGATTCCAGTGGGTGGCGTTTCAATATTCCCAG ATAACACTTTGTTCAGTTCAGGGAATAAATCTGATTCAGTAGAGAGCAAAGAGAACGGGACTCCAGCTCCTAAGATCAATGCTGCCTCCAAACACGTTCCTACAGCAGctggtgttggtggtggaggaggaggtgggctgtttgatgaagaggaggatgaggacgaGGATGATGACTTCTTCAGTGGTAAAAGCCTGAACAAGTCTGATtctg CTGGACAGATGAAGCCCAAGAAAGCTATTGACCTTTTCGATGAAGACGATGAGGGTGGTGACATATTCAGTGAAAAGTACAGCGCGCCAACTCCATCTCAGAGCAAGAAGAAGATAGTGGAAGAGCAGGTTAAACCACCTGAGAAAAAG CTGCCAGCAGGGGCCATCTCTATGTTTGGACCCGAGACTCAAAGCTTGCTCAGCGAGGGCCTGAAAAAACGTCAGCCATCTACCAGCGAGGAGTCTGAGAAATCTGAGGAG AGCGGGCCGCCTCCAGATGCTGCGAAGGCTGCTGTCAAGCAGACTCGGAAACCCCTGACCAGAGGCCTCTTCTCTGATGACGAAGACACCCAG GGATCTCCAACTATCCCTCGGAGCCAGTCTAAGCCTGAACCTACAAGCCTGGGCAAAACCAGCGGtttgtcattattatttgatgatgaggaagaagag GATCTTTTTGCATCCGCAGCGAAGTCTAAAGCAAAACCTAATCAAACTAAAGCCTCCACACCTCAACCCAGTAAGGCTGTGTCCAGCTCCCTCTTCAGTGATGATGAG GACCAGTGGATGAGTTCTGAAAGTAGTGCGGGGAAGCCAGAGGTGAAGACAGGAGGGATGAAGCCCAGTGCCAGTGCCCCCTCCAGTCTCCCCAGTGCCACAATGTCTCACAAAAGCAGCCTctttgataatgatgatgatgacctGTTTACTCCAACAACAGAGTCAAG TCAGAAGTTTCAGAGAGTGGCTCTCTTGTTTGAAGATGAgggtaatgatgatgatgatgaagataaagGATCCCTCTTTGGCATCAAACCTGCTGTCGACACAAACGCTGCAGCCCCA ACACCTGCTGTGGCCTCTCAGTCGTCCTCCCCGTTAGAGAAATCAGAGGAGGTTTTAGTTTCCGGGCTTGCAGAGGAGGACAAGCCTTCAGAGCAGCAGAAACCGGCAACAAAGACCCGTGAGCCGCTGCCGTCAGCGCCCTCGCCAGAGATCGGCAGAAGTAAAAAGAAACCTGTCGGAGGAGTCAGTCTTTTTGGAGGCATCAACATTCTTGCCAACAAGCAGACAAAGAGCCCTTTGGACGACGTTGACAATGACGACAGTTTCCTCTCTGACGACAGCACACTACCAAAtgacaaggaggaggagaaaaaggaagagaaagtcAAAATAAACACTGTTAGTCTATttgatgatgaggaggaagatgaatcGGAATGGAATGAGCCGATAGTCACACCTAGTAAACCCACAGCAAGCGACACACTAAAG ccTACAGAGGAGCGACCACAAGCAAAGAGCACAGGGGTGTTTCAGGATGAGGAGCTGCTCTTCAGTCAGACGCAGCAGAAGGACAACGACCCGGATGTTGACCTCTTTGCCACTTCAGGGAAAGCTGCG AGCTCCAAGCTCAGCTCAGTGAAGCCAGCAGCACAAAGTCTGTTTgcagatgaggatgaggatgaccTCTTCAGCTCTATCAAGCAAAAAGCTCCTTCTCCG GCAGTAGCAGAGAAGCCCAGTAAACCTAATGACAGAGCACCACTAGCAAGTCCAGAATCTGTATCAGAGATTCAG GCCAATCTGATGATCAACCCTGCTGCGTTGCTCCCTGGTGCTGTCCCCAGTATGCCAGGGGCCATTAGTTCCTCCTCTGGGGTGTCCAGCCTGAGCCCCAGCCCTGCCACAACTCCTGTAGGAGCCCAGACGGACCGTGATGGAGGAGTGAGCTTCGACACCCCAGTCCAGGTTGCAACACTACAGAGCGCACACAAG AACCGTGCCAAAGGTTCTTTACAACGGAGACCCCAGTCCAGAGTAGGGAGGCAGCTAGCAGCCCAACGATCTTCAACGGATAAAGAAGAAGAGGCGGTGGGTGGAGATGTTCCTCGACTGAACCCCATTCTGTCGGGTTTAGCCTTACCTCCACCAGACAAGTCCAGCCAGACGAGAGCAAGTCCAACACTACCTAACTCAGCTGCGTCCGCAGCCTTGCCTGCCCCCTCACCTGCTCTGTCATCTGTCTCTGAAATCTCCAGACCCTCTGTACTGACACTGCCAGTGTCCGCAAACGCTGCACAGAAAGACTCCAGTAAAGACAGCAGCAGTAGCAAGGTGCTGCCGTTTTCTGATGAGGAGGACCTGTTTGGCTCTGACAATCTGTTTGGGGCCACTTCAGTCACTAACACACCGTCCACCAGACAAACTACCAAGACTACACAACCTCAGGccactagtagtagtagtagtagtagtagtagtagtagtagtagtagtagtagtagtagtggggTGAAGACAGACACAACCACTCCTCCATCTATTTTTGATGCCAACACTGATGACCTTTTCCAAAAGATGAAACCAAGGTCAACTACTAAGAAAGCCAAGGCCTTGTCCTATTTGGAAGAGGATGACGATGATGAGGACATCTTTGGAGTGAGCAACCGCTCTACTCCCACATCCACAAGTAGTAAAGAAATCAAGAATGGCAGTAGTTTTTCAAAGCAGGACATCTTCCAG GATGAAGTAGCCACAGTGCATGAAGTTCACAAGAAGCACAAAGAGAAGACCCTTGATGCCAGGTTGTTCGATGACAACATAGACATTTTTGCTGACCTGACGGACACTTTCAAACCAAAACAGAAGTCCAAGACAAAGGGAGAGACCAAGTCCATATTTGATGATGACATGG ATGACATTTTCTCACCAAGCCCAGCGAAACCAGTCACGAAGGCTCCCCATAAATCAAAGAAAACACCACCGTCTCAGGAGACCAGTACAGCAGCGGATTCAAGCAACATATTTGATGATCCACTTAATGCTCTCGGTGGGAACTGA
- the washc2c gene encoding WASH complex subunit 2 isoform X4 produces MSGLPGGIANGPNRSEHLKKDVQIWERPWTLEEMRQNSANWSLAADSGLFLFLQDFSQRMLSKTHDIEKQLDSLIRDTKNTDSCLHSVFNDFLMLSNTQFIENRVYDEEVEETIPKAEALEKQPEQEKTREQKEAELIPKMQEAVNHGLRVLESAFEHLDIKAGNSDSEDEEVPDRLEAILEPKDLYVDRPLPYLIGSQAFMEQEDVGLGDLSSDEMSVDSDRDSVVESEDGKDAHSDEDFNQEENEGHNNIRKKSSMLSYDDDEEEEDEDSDIFGESDRDEDDDDTKNTGQSSFADELAARIKGEPVNKPEGDRASAEDDSDDMFKPPKMDDDDFSPFGGKSGLFSGGKGLFDDEDEGDLFSDAPNPPVSQEKRVLNESMKSPAQTAESNKPAKKIPVGGVSIFPDNTLFSSGNKSDSVESKENGTPAPKINAASKHVPTAAGVGGGGGGGLFDEEEDEDEDDDFFSGKSLNKSDSAGQMKPKKAIDLFDEDDEGGDIFSEKYSAPTPSQSKKKIVEEQVKPPEKKLPAGAISMFGPETQSLLSEGLKKRQPSTSEESEKSEESGPPPDAAKAAVKQTRKPLTRGLFSDDEDTQGSPTIPRSQSKPEPTSLGKTSGLSLLFDDEEEEDLFASAAKSKAKPNQTKASTPQPSKAVSSSLFSDDEDQWMSSESSAGKPEVKTGGMKPSASAPSSLPSATMSHKSSLFDNDDDDLFTPTTESSQKFQRVALLFEDEGNDDDDEDKGSLFGIKPAVDTNAAAPTPAVASQSSSPLEKSEEVLVSGLAEEDKPSEQQKPATKTREPLPSAPSPEIGRSKKKPVGGVSLFGGINILANKQTKSPLDDVDNDDSFLSDDSTLPNDKEEEKKEEKVKINTVSLFDDEEEDESEWNEPIVTPSKPTASDTLKPTEERPQAKSTGVFQDEELLFSQTQQKDNDPDVDLFATSGKAASSKLSSVKPAAQSLFADEDEDDLFSSIKQKAPSPAVAEKPSKPNDRAPLASPESVSEIQKPAPRPVKPKDSSSRIGKLQANLMINPAALLPGAVPSMPGAISSSSGVSSLSPSPATTPVGAQTDRDGGVSFDTPVQVATLQSAHKNRAKGSLQRRPQSRVGRQLAAQRSSTDKEEEAVGGDVPRLNPILSGLALPPPDKSSQTRASPTLPNSAASAALPAPSPALSSVSEISRPSVLTLPVSANAAQKDSSKDSSSSKVLPFSDEEDLFGSDNLFGATSVTNTPSTRQTTKTTQPQATSSSSSSSSSSSSSSSSSSGVKTDTTTPPSIFDANTDDLFQKMKPRSTTKKAKALSYLEEDDDDEDIFGVSNRSTPTSTSSKEIKNGSSFSKQDIFQDEVATVHEVHKKHKEKTLDARLFDDNIDIFADLTDTFKPKQKSKTKGETKSIFDDDMDDIFSPSPAKPVTKAPHKSKKTPPSQETSTAADSSNIFDDPLNALGGN; encoded by the exons ATGAGCGGGTTGCCGGGGGGAATAGCAAATGGCCCAAACCGGAGTGAACACTTAAAGAAAGATGTTCAGATTTGGGAGAGACCCTGGACTCTTGAAGAGATGCGGCAGAACAGTGCCAACTGGTCCTTGGCAGCCGACTCGGGG CTCTTCCTGTTCCTCCAAGACTTCTCCCAGAGAATGCTGTCAAAGACGCATGATATTGAAAAGCAGTTGGACAGTCTGATCCGTGACACCAAGAACACAGATAGCTGCTTGCACTCTGTCTTTAACGACTTTCTCATGCTTTCCAATACACAgtttatagaaaat AGAGTGTATGATGAAGAGGTAGAAGAGACTATTCCCAAAGCTGAGGCTTTGGAGAAGCAGCCTGAGCAG GAGAAGACTCGAGAGCAGAAAGAGGCAGAGTTGATCCCAAAGATGCAGGAAGCTGTAAACCATGGTCTGAGAGTGCTTGAGTCAGCCTTTGAGCATCTGGACATCAAAGCAGGAAACTCTGATTCAGAGGACGAGGAGGTCCCCGACAGACTGGAGGCCATCCTGGAACCGAAG GATCTTTATGTGGATAGGCCACTTCCATATCTGATTGGTTCCCAGGCCTTCATGGAACAGGAGGACGTTGGACTTGGTGACCTCTCAAGTGATG AAATGTCAGttgacagtgacagagacagtGTTGTTGAGAGCGAAGACGGCAAAGATGCA CATTCAGATGAGGACTTTAATCAGGAGGAGAATGAAGGTCACAATAATATTAGGAAG AAGTCATCCATGTTGAGTTATGacgatgatgaagaggaggaggatgaggattcAGACATATTCGGAGAATCGGACAGGGACGAGGATGACGACGACACAAAG AACACAGGACAATCGTCTTTTGCTGATGAGCTGGCAGCCCGAATCAAAGGTGAACCAGTTAACAAGCCAGAAGGAGATCGCGCAT CAGCCGAAGACGACAGCGATGACATGTTTAAGCCACCGAAGATGGATGATGATGACTTCTCCCCATTTGGAGGGAAAAGTGGCCTCTTCAGTGGAGGGAAAGGCCTGTTTGACGATGAAGACGAG GGTGATCTGTTCTCTGATGCACCGAACCCTCCTGTGTCCCAAGAGAAAAGGGTGTTGAATGAAAGCATGAAAAGCCCAGCTCAAACTGCAG aaTCTAACAAACCTGCAAAGAAGATTCCAGTGGGTGGCGTTTCAATATTCCCAG ATAACACTTTGTTCAGTTCAGGGAATAAATCTGATTCAGTAGAGAGCAAAGAGAACGGGACTCCAGCTCCTAAGATCAATGCTGCCTCCAAACACGTTCCTACAGCAGctggtgttggtggtggaggaggaggtgggctgtttgatgaagaggaggatgaggacgaGGATGATGACTTCTTCAGTGGTAAAAGCCTGAACAAGTCTGATtctg CTGGACAGATGAAGCCCAAGAAAGCTATTGACCTTTTCGATGAAGACGATGAGGGTGGTGACATATTCAGTGAAAAGTACAGCGCGCCAACTCCATCTCAGAGCAAGAAGAAGATAGTGGAAGAGCAGGTTAAACCACCTGAGAAAAAG CTGCCAGCAGGGGCCATCTCTATGTTTGGACCCGAGACTCAAAGCTTGCTCAGCGAGGGCCTGAAAAAACGTCAGCCATCTACCAGCGAGGAGTCTGAGAAATCTGAGGAG AGCGGGCCGCCTCCAGATGCTGCGAAGGCTGCTGTCAAGCAGACTCGGAAACCCCTGACCAGAGGCCTCTTCTCTGATGACGAAGACACCCAG GGATCTCCAACTATCCCTCGGAGCCAGTCTAAGCCTGAACCTACAAGCCTGGGCAAAACCAGCGGtttgtcattattatttgatgatgaggaagaagag GATCTTTTTGCATCCGCAGCGAAGTCTAAAGCAAAACCTAATCAAACTAAAGCCTCCACACCTCAACCCAGTAAGGCTGTGTCCAGCTCCCTCTTCAGTGATGATGAG GACCAGTGGATGAGTTCTGAAAGTAGTGCGGGGAAGCCAGAGGTGAAGACAGGAGGGATGAAGCCCAGTGCCAGTGCCCCCTCCAGTCTCCCCAGTGCCACAATGTCTCACAAAAGCAGCCTctttgataatgatgatgatgacctGTTTACTCCAACAACAGAGTCAAG TCAGAAGTTTCAGAGAGTGGCTCTCTTGTTTGAAGATGAgggtaatgatgatgatgatgaagataaagGATCCCTCTTTGGCATCAAACCTGCTGTCGACACAAACGCTGCAGCCCCA ACACCTGCTGTGGCCTCTCAGTCGTCCTCCCCGTTAGAGAAATCAGAGGAGGTTTTAGTTTCCGGGCTTGCAGAGGAGGACAAGCCTTCAGAGCAGCAGAAACCGGCAACAAAGACCCGTGAGCCGCTGCCGTCAGCGCCCTCGCCAGAGATCGGCAGAAGTAAAAAGAAACCTGTCGGAGGAGTCAGTCTTTTTGGAGGCATCAACATTCTTGCCAACAAGCAGACAAAGAGCCCTTTGGACGACGTTGACAATGACGACAGTTTCCTCTCTGACGACAGCACACTACCAAAtgacaaggaggaggagaaaaaggaagagaaagtcAAAATAAACACTGTTAGTCTATttgatgatgaggaggaagatgaatcGGAATGGAATGAGCCGATAGTCACACCTAGTAAACCCACAGCAAGCGACACACTAAAG ccTACAGAGGAGCGACCACAAGCAAAGAGCACAGGGGTGTTTCAGGATGAGGAGCTGCTCTTCAGTCAGACGCAGCAGAAGGACAACGACCCGGATGTTGACCTCTTTGCCACTTCAGGGAAAGCTGCG AGCTCCAAGCTCAGCTCAGTGAAGCCAGCAGCACAAAGTCTGTTTgcagatgaggatgaggatgaccTCTTCAGCTCTATCAAGCAAAAAGCTCCTTCTCCG GCAGTAGCAGAGAAGCCCAGTAAACCTAATGACAGAGCACCACTAGCAAGTCCAGAATCTGTATCAGAGATTCAG AAACCTGCACCACGCCCTGTAAAACCTAAAGATTCCTCATCAAGGATTGGGAAACTTCAA GCCAATCTGATGATCAACCCTGCTGCGTTGCTCCCTGGTGCTGTCCCCAGTATGCCAGGGGCCATTAGTTCCTCCTCTGGGGTGTCCAGCCTGAGCCCCAGCCCTGCCACAACTCCTGTAGGAGCCCAGACGGACCGTGATGGAGGAGTGAGCTTCGACACCCCAGTCCAGGTTGCAACACTACAGAGCGCACACAAG AACCGTGCCAAAGGTTCTTTACAACGGAGACCCCAGTCCAGAGTAGGGAGGCAGCTAGCAGCCCAACGATCTTCAACGGATAAAGAAGAAGAGGCGGTGGGTGGAGATGTTCCTCGACTGAACCCCATTCTGTCGGGTTTAGCCTTACCTCCACCAGACAAGTCCAGCCAGACGAGAGCAAGTCCAACACTACCTAACTCAGCTGCGTCCGCAGCCTTGCCTGCCCCCTCACCTGCTCTGTCATCTGTCTCTGAAATCTCCAGACCCTCTGTACTGACACTGCCAGTGTCCGCAAACGCTGCACAGAAAGACTCCAGTAAAGACAGCAGCAGTAGCAAGGTGCTGCCGTTTTCTGATGAGGAGGACCTGTTTGGCTCTGACAATCTGTTTGGGGCCACTTCAGTCACTAACACACCGTCCACCAGACAAACTACCAAGACTACACAACCTCAGGccactagtagtagtagtagtagtagtagtagtagtagtagtagtagtagtagtagtagtggggTGAAGACAGACACAACCACTCCTCCATCTATTTTTGATGCCAACACTGATGACCTTTTCCAAAAGATGAAACCAAGGTCAACTACTAAGAAAGCCAAGGCCTTGTCCTATTTGGAAGAGGATGACGATGATGAGGACATCTTTGGAGTGAGCAACCGCTCTACTCCCACATCCACAAGTAGTAAAGAAATCAAGAATGGCAGTAGTTTTTCAAAGCAGGACATCTTCCAG GATGAAGTAGCCACAGTGCATGAAGTTCACAAGAAGCACAAAGAGAAGACCCTTGATGCCAGGTTGTTCGATGACAACATAGACATTTTTGCTGACCTGACGGACACTTTCAAACCAAAACAGAAGTCCAAGACAAAGGGAGAGACCAAGTCCATATTTGATGATGACATGG ATGACATTTTCTCACCAAGCCCAGCGAAACCAGTCACGAAGGCTCCCCATAAATCAAAGAAAACACCACCGTCTCAGGAGACCAGTACAGCAGCGGATTCAAGCAACATATTTGATGATCCACTTAATGCTCTCGGTGGGAACTGA